A stretch of the Macaca mulatta isolate MMU2019108-1 chromosome 16, T2T-MMU8v2.0, whole genome shotgun sequence genome encodes the following:
- the ARHGDIA gene encoding rho GDP-dissociation inhibitor 1 isoform X3 has product MAEQEPTAEQLAQIAAENEEDEHSVNYKPPAQKSIQEIQELDKDDESLRKYKEALLGRVAVSADPNVPNVVVTGLTLVCSSAPGPLELDLTGDLESFKKQSFVLKEGVEYRIKISFRVNREIVSGMKYIQHTYRKGVKIDKTDYMVGSYGPRAEEYEFLTPVEEAPKGMLARGSYSIKSRFTDDDKTDHLSWEWNLTIKKDWKD; this is encoded by the exons ATGGCTGAGCAGGAGCCCACAGCCGAGCAGCTGGCCCAGATTGCAGCAGAGAACGAGGAAGATGAGCACTCGGTCAACTACAAGCCCCCGGCCCAGAAGAGCATCCAGGAGATCCAGGAGCTGGACAAGGACGATGAGAGCCTGCGAAAGTACAAGGAGGCCCTGCTGGGCCGCGTGGCCGTTTCGGCAG ACCCCAACGTCCCCAACGTCGTCGTGACTGGCCTGACCCTGGTGTGCAGCTCGGCCCCGGGCCCCCTGGAGCTGGACCTGACAG GTGACCTGGAGAGCTTCAAGAAGCAGTCGTTTGTGCTGAAAGAGGGTGTAGAGTACCGGATAAAAATCTCTTTCCGG GTTAACAGAGAGATCGTGTCCGGCATGAAGTACATCCAGCACACGTACAGGAAAGGCGTCAAGA TTGACAAGACTGACTACATGGTAGGCAGCTATGGGCCCCGGGCCGAGGAGTACGAGTTCCTGACCCCCGTGGAGGAGGCACCCAAGGGTATGCTGGCCCGGGGCAGCTACAGCATCAAGTCCCGCTTCACAGACGACGACAAGACCGACCACCTGTCCTGGGAGTGGAATCTCACCATCAAGAAGGACTGGAAGGACTGA
- the ARHGDIA gene encoding rho GDP-dissociation inhibitor 1 isoform X1 — translation MAEQEPTAEQLAQIAAENEEDEHSVNYKPPAQKSIQEIQELDKDDESLRKYKEALLGRVAVSADPNVPNVVVTGLTLVCSSAPGPLELDLTGDLESFKKQSFVLKEGVEYRIKISFRVNREIVSGMKYIQHTYRKGVKSEVCWPGAATASSPASQTTTRPTTCPGSGISPSRRTGRTEPSQKQAGQTDGRTTDRRMCPPSPSPPHTKVLTGPPCPSHPGPPPWPGSTECLRPPSSTLPRPQAQPPRWSCVSLLLLPVLWGREAPARPLLPFPCPPGSISLSHLRPGLRKERSSHSPGPVVAPGRVRLLLRGGAGVWDAGSCGGRAILQPCCSLASPFVAVSPV, via the exons ATGGCTGAGCAGGAGCCCACAGCCGAGCAGCTGGCCCAGATTGCAGCAGAGAACGAGGAAGATGAGCACTCGGTCAACTACAAGCCCCCGGCCCAGAAGAGCATCCAGGAGATCCAGGAGCTGGACAAGGACGATGAGAGCCTGCGAAAGTACAAGGAGGCCCTGCTGGGCCGCGTGGCCGTTTCGGCAG ACCCCAACGTCCCCAACGTCGTCGTGACTGGCCTGACCCTGGTGTGCAGCTCGGCCCCGGGCCCCCTGGAGCTGGACCTGACAG GTGACCTGGAGAGCTTCAAGAAGCAGTCGTTTGTGCTGAAAGAGGGTGTAGAGTACCGGATAAAAATCTCTTTCCGG GTTAACAGAGAGATCGTGTCCGGCATGAAGTACATCCAGCACACGTACAGGAAAGGCGTCAAGAGTGA GGTATGCTGGCCCGGGGCAGCTACAGCATCAAGTCCCGCTTCACAGACGACGACAAGACCGACCACCTGTCCTGGGAGTGGAATCTCACCATCAAGAAGGACTGGAAGGACTGAGCCCAGCCAGAAGCAGGCAGGGCAGACGGACGGACGGACGACGGACAGGCGGATGTgtccccccagcccctcccctccccatacCAAAGTGCTGACAGgccctccgtgcccctcccaccCTGGTCCGCCTCCCTGGCCTGGCTCAACCGAGTGCCTCCGACCCCCCTCCTCAACCCTCCCCCGCCCACAGGCCCAGCCTCCTCGGTGGTCTTGTGTCTCGTTGCTGCTTCTGCCTGTGCTGTGGGGGAGAGAGGCCCCAGCCAGGCCTCTGCTGCCCTTTCCGTGCCCCCCAGGTTCTATCTCCCTGTCACACCTGAGGCCTGGCTTAAGGAAGGAGCGGAGCAGCCATTCTCCAGGCCCCGTGGTTGCCCCTGGACGTGTGCGTTTGCTGCTCCGTGGTGGAGCTGGGGTGTGGGATGCAGGGTCTTGTGGGGGCCGGGCCATCCTCCAGCCCTGCTGCTCCCTGGCCAGCCCCTTTGTCGCTGTCAGTCCCGTCTAA
- the ARHGDIA gene encoding rho GDP-dissociation inhibitor 1 isoform X4, with product MAEQEPTAEQLAQIAAENEEDEHSVNYKPPAQKSIQEIQELDKDDESLRKYKEALLGRVAVSADPNVPNVVVTGLTLVCSSAPGPLELDLTGDLESFKKQSFVLKEGVEYRIKISFRVNREIVSGMKYIQHTYRKGVKIDKTDYMVGSYGIKSRFTDDDKTDHLSWEWNLTIKKDWKD from the exons ATGGCTGAGCAGGAGCCCACAGCCGAGCAGCTGGCCCAGATTGCAGCAGAGAACGAGGAAGATGAGCACTCGGTCAACTACAAGCCCCCGGCCCAGAAGAGCATCCAGGAGATCCAGGAGCTGGACAAGGACGATGAGAGCCTGCGAAAGTACAAGGAGGCCCTGCTGGGCCGCGTGGCCGTTTCGGCAG ACCCCAACGTCCCCAACGTCGTCGTGACTGGCCTGACCCTGGTGTGCAGCTCGGCCCCGGGCCCCCTGGAGCTGGACCTGACAG GTGACCTGGAGAGCTTCAAGAAGCAGTCGTTTGTGCTGAAAGAGGGTGTAGAGTACCGGATAAAAATCTCTTTCCGG GTTAACAGAGAGATCGTGTCCGGCATGAAGTACATCCAGCACACGTACAGGAAAGGCGTCAAGA TTGACAAGACTGACTACATGGTAGGCAGCTATGG CATCAAGTCCCGCTTCACAGACGACGACAAGACCGACCACCTGTCCTGGGAGTGGAATCTCACCATCAAGAAGGACTGGAAGGACTGA
- the ARHGDIA gene encoding rho GDP-dissociation inhibitor 1 isoform X2, translating into MAEQEPTAEQLAQIAAENEEDEHSVNYKPPAQKSIQEIQELDKDDESLRKYKEALLGRVAVSADPNVPNVVVTGLTLVCSSAPGPLELDLTGDLESFKKQSFVLKEGVEYRIKISFRVNREIVSGMKYIQHTYRKGVKIDKTDYMVGSYGPRAEEYEFLTPVEEAPKGSISLSHLRPGLRKERSSHSPGPVVAPGRVRLLLRGGAGVWDAGSCGGRAILQPCCSLASPFVAVSPV; encoded by the exons ATGGCTGAGCAGGAGCCCACAGCCGAGCAGCTGGCCCAGATTGCAGCAGAGAACGAGGAAGATGAGCACTCGGTCAACTACAAGCCCCCGGCCCAGAAGAGCATCCAGGAGATCCAGGAGCTGGACAAGGACGATGAGAGCCTGCGAAAGTACAAGGAGGCCCTGCTGGGCCGCGTGGCCGTTTCGGCAG ACCCCAACGTCCCCAACGTCGTCGTGACTGGCCTGACCCTGGTGTGCAGCTCGGCCCCGGGCCCCCTGGAGCTGGACCTGACAG GTGACCTGGAGAGCTTCAAGAAGCAGTCGTTTGTGCTGAAAGAGGGTGTAGAGTACCGGATAAAAATCTCTTTCCGG GTTAACAGAGAGATCGTGTCCGGCATGAAGTACATCCAGCACACGTACAGGAAAGGCGTCAAGA TTGACAAGACTGACTACATGGTAGGCAGCTATGGGCCCCGGGCCGAGGAGTACGAGTTCCTGACCCCCGTGGAGGAGGCACCCAAGG GTTCTATCTCCCTGTCACACCTGAGGCCTGGCTTAAGGAAGGAGCGGAGCAGCCATTCTCCAGGCCCCGTGGTTGCCCCTGGACGTGTGCGTTTGCTGCTCCGTGGTGGAGCTGGGGTGTGGGATGCAGGGTCTTGTGGGGGCCGGGCCATCCTCCAGCCCTGCTGCTCCCTGGCCAGCCCCTTTGTCGCTGTCAGTCCCGTCTAA
- the ARHGDIA gene encoding rho GDP-dissociation inhibitor 1 isoform X5: protein MAEQEPTAEQLAQIAAENEEDEHSVNYKPPAQKSIQEIQELDKDDESLRKYKEALLGRVAVSADPNVPNVVVTGLTLVCSSAPGPLELDLTGDLESFKKQSFVLKEGVEYRIKISFRVNREIVSGMKYIQHTYRKGVKNDDKTDHLSWEWNLTIKKDWKD, encoded by the exons ATGGCTGAGCAGGAGCCCACAGCCGAGCAGCTGGCCCAGATTGCAGCAGAGAACGAGGAAGATGAGCACTCGGTCAACTACAAGCCCCCGGCCCAGAAGAGCATCCAGGAGATCCAGGAGCTGGACAAGGACGATGAGAGCCTGCGAAAGTACAAGGAGGCCCTGCTGGGCCGCGTGGCCGTTTCGGCAG ACCCCAACGTCCCCAACGTCGTCGTGACTGGCCTGACCCTGGTGTGCAGCTCGGCCCCGGGCCCCCTGGAGCTGGACCTGACAG GTGACCTGGAGAGCTTCAAGAAGCAGTCGTTTGTGCTGAAAGAGGGTGTAGAGTACCGGATAAAAATCTCTTTCCGG GTTAACAGAGAGATCGTGTCCGGCATGAAGTACATCCAGCACACGTACAGGAAAGGCGTCAAGA ACGACGACAAGACCGACCACCTGTCCTGGGAGTGGAATCTCACCATCAAGAAGGACTGGAAGGACTGA